The Planctomycetota bacterium genomic sequence CTGATCTCCCGCCCGCAGGGGCCTATGCCCCGTGAGAGGCTGACGCACGCGTGATCCTGAACGAGTTCCTCGAACACTGGGGCCTGCACGAGAACCCGTTCAAGGGCGAGGAGGCCCGCTCCGACCATGTGTTCGCGCGCCTCTGCGGCACCGACGCGCCGCCCCCCGGCGCCGAGTTCCGCCACGTCCCCACGCAGGGCACCTACCACGCCGAGTTCGAGAAGATCCTCGGCGACCTGCGACGTCCCTCCGGGTCGGTCGTCTTCGGCGAGAAGGGCAGCGGCAAGACCGCCATCCGCCTGCAGATCGCCCGGCGCATCGACGAGTTCAACGGCGCCAACCCCGGCGCCAAGATCCTCCTCGTCGCGTACGACGACCTCAACAACGCGCTCGACCAGCTGCACGAACGCCTCGGGGGCAAGGCCCCGCTCGACTCGCTCCAGAAGATCCGGATGGTCGATCACATCGATGCGATCATGCACCAGGTCGTGCCGCGGCTGGTCGATTCCATCCTCGGCGAGAACGACCCCGACGCGCGCCTCGCCCTCGCCGACGACGGACCGATCGCCAAGCGCCTCGACAAGCCCACGCGGCGTGACGTGCTGCTCCTGCAGGTGCTGTACGACCGTCCCCAGCACGCGACGCAGCGCACCGCGCGCCTGCGCTCACGCCTGCGCCTGCTCCCCCCGGGCAGCGCCATCTGGGGGCGCCTCACGCTCGTGCTGGTGCCGCTGCTCATCGTCGCCGGGTGGTGGTGGGGCAAGAAGCTGCTCCTCGCGCGCCCGGCGGACGCCTCGCCCGCGCTCGACCCGCAGTGGGCCGACTGGGCGCTGGCGGCGTTCGCGGCGCTCTACGCGATGCTGGCCCTGAAGATCGGCGTGTGGGACCGGCTCGCGCTGCTCCGCCAGGCCCACCGCGTGCGTCGGCAGATCCGCGTCATCGGGCGTGGCGACATCTCGTTCGCCGGCTCGCTGCGCCATGTGCCCCGCTGGTTCCGCGAGGCCGCCCACCTCCCGCTCACCGACTCGGACGAACCGCGCTTCGAGATGATCGAGCGGCTGCGGCGCGTGCTGCGGAACTTCGGCTACGCGGGCATCGTCGTCGTCATCGACCGGGTCGACGAGCCCACCATCGTGAACGGCGATCCCGAGCGGATGAAGGGCGTGGTGTGGCCCCTGCTGAACAACAAGTTCCTCCAGCAGGAGGGCTTCGGCGTGAAGATGCTGCTGCCGATGGAGCTGCGCCACGCGGTGTTCCGCGAGAGCAGCGCGTTCTTCCAGGCGGCCCGCCTCGACAAGCAGAGCATGGTCGAGCGGCTCTCGTGGACGGGGCAGACGCTGTACGACCTGTGCGAGTCGCGCCTCAACGCCTGCCGCAACCCGGGCCTGCCGACGCTGCCGCTGATCGACCTGTTCGCTGAGGACGTGACGCGTCAGGAACTGGCCGAGGCGCTGGAGCGGGTGCACCAGCCGCGCGACGCGTTCAAGCTGATGTACCGGTGCATGAACGAGCACTGCGCCGGGGTGACGCGGGGCGAGGGCCAGTGGCGCATCCCGCGCCACGTGCTGGTGAACGTGACTAAGCAGGAGTCGGAGCGCGTGCAGCAGATGCACCGGGGCATCAGGCCCGGGTAGCGGCGACAGGCCGCAGTCGCCGTCCGCCCGCGAGCAGCAGCACCCCCGACACGCCCGCCGGCGCCGCCAGCAGCGCCCACGCCGCCGGGTGCGGGAAGAACGCGACCGCCCACACCGCGTAGGTCAGCGCGAGCACCGCGCCCGCCATCGGCCAGCGCAGCGGCAGCAGCGCCAGCACGAGCACGCCGCCCAGCATGCCCCCCGCCGGCGCCAGCGCCCCCGTCGGCTCGGCGATCACGCTCATGATGATGAACCACGATCAGAACGCCGCCCACACGAGCAGCACCGTCTGGCCCGCGTACCGGAACCAGCGCCGGCGCGGCGGGGTCGTTGCGATGCCCGGCGCGCCGGGCGCGGGAGGGGCTGCCTCGGGAACACGGGCGTCCTGAGTCATCGAGTAAAGTGTACGCTAACTTGCCGTGCGTGTCCAGACCGCCCGACGGGTCCGGCCTGCGGCTCGGGCCGGCGGTCAGCGCACCGGCACGAGCCGCGCGTACTCGAGGATCAACGTCTTGACGCCCAGGTCGCGGAACTTGACGGTCGCGCGGGCCTGCGCGCCCGGCGTGATCGACACGACCTCGCCCACGCCGAACTGCGGGTGGCGGACGCGCTCGCCCACCTGGAAGGGCACGCTCGGCGTCGGGCGCGGGCCCGGCGGGCGGGGCGGGATGGTGCCCGTCGGCCCGACACGGCGCGATGGGTGTCCTTCGCCCTCGTCTTCGTCGCCCCGCCACGCGGGGTCCAGCCCCTCGAACGCGTCGGACTGATCGGCGATCGCGAGGAACTCGCGCGGCAGTTCGCCCAGGAAGCGACTGGGCACCGTGCGGTCGGGCACGCCCCGGTGCGTGCGGTACTTCGCGCTCGTCAGCAGCAGTCGGCGCATCGCGCGGGTGATGCCCACGAAGCACAAGCGCCGTTCCTCTTCCAGGTCGGCGTCGCTCTCGAACGCACGGCTGTGGGGCAGCATTCCCTCCTCCAGCCCGATCATCGCCACGCTGTCGAACTCCAGCCCCTTCGCCGCGTGCAGCGTCATGAGCGTGACGCTGCCCTGCGCGGGGTCCACCGCGTCGGCGTCCGCGACGAGCGCGACGCTCTCCAGGTACGCGCGCAGCAACGCGAGCAGCGGGGGGGCGCTCTGGATGCCCGGGGCGAGGGCGGCGTCGGATGTCGGGTCGTACTCCATCTCGAACTGGCGCGCCGACGACACGAGCTCGTCGAGGTTGTCCACGCGCTGCGCGTCGGCGTCGCTCCCGCTCGTCTGCGCCTGCTTCGCGTACATGTCGCGCAGGCCCGACTCGCGGATCACCCGGTCCACCAGATCCGTGAGCGACACCGCGACCGTCTGGCCCATGAACGTGCCCCCGCCCGTCCACGCGTCGAGCATTTCGAGGAATCGCCCGATCGCCGGCACGGCCCTGGCCCCCAGCCCCGGGACCTCGCCCGCCCGGCGCAGCGCCTGGAGCGCGGGGACGCGTGCCGCGCCCGCGAAGGCCTCGAGCGCGTCGAACGTTGTCTTGCCGATTCCCCGCGTGGGCGTGTTGATGATGCGGGCGAGCGAGACGTCATCCGCGCCGTTCGCGACGACGCGGAGGTAGGCCAGGGCGGTGCGGACCTCCTCGCGCTCGAAGAACGCGGTACCGCGCGCGATGGTGTACGGCACGCCCCGCGTGCGGAGGGCGTCTTCCATCACGCGCGAGAGCGAGTTCGTGCGGTAGAACACGGCCATCTCGCGCCACGCGGCGCCGGCCTCGTGCCGGCGGGCCAGCCAGTCGGCGACGAGCGAGGCCTCGTGCCCCTCGTCGCGGCAGAGCACCGCCTCGGGGTTCTCGCCCCCGGGCCGGCGCGTGAACAGCGGCTTGTGCTTGCGCCGCTGGTTGTGCCGGATCAGCGCATCGGCCAGCGCCAGGATCGGCGCGGTCGAGCGGAAGTTCTCGCCCAGCGTGATCACGCGGCATCCCGCGTAGTGCTCCTCGAACTCCAGGATGTTGCCCAGGTCCGCCCCGCGCCAGCCGTAGATCGACTGGTCGGGGTCGCCGACGACGCAGATGTTCGGGGCCGCGGCGCAGGCCGCGCCGTCCGGCGACGACCCCGCGCGCGGCCGGCCATCCCCGGCGATCATCGACGCGATGACGAACTGGGCGTGGTTCGTGTCCTGATACTCGTCGACGAGCAGGTACCGCCACCGCGACTGGCACTCGCCCCGCACGCTCGCGTTGTCGCGCAGCAGCTTGGCCGTCAGCACGAGAAGATCGTCGAAGTCCACGGCGTTGGCCTGGCGCATGAGGCGGGTGTACTCGGCGAAGATGCGCGCGATGTTCTTCGTGTTCCACTCGCGCGCCCGCGCCGCGTACGCCTCCGCGTCGAGCAGATCGTTCTTGGCGCGAGAGATCGCCGACAGCACGCTGCGGGGCGGGAAGTTGCTCGTCGCGAGCTGGCACGCCTCGATTGCCTTCTTGCACAGCGACGCCTGGTCGTCGCTGTTCATGATCGAGAACTCCGCGCTCAATCCCGCCTCGGGCGCGAACCGACGCAGCAGGCGCGCGCACAGCGCGTGGAACGTCGTGACCGTGAGCCCGCGGGCCCGGCGGTCCTCCGCGCCGCCCAGCAGCGTCAGCACGCGCTCGCGCATCTCGGCCGCCGCCTTGTTCGTGAACGTCAGCGCCAGGATGTTCCACGCCGGCACGCCGCACGACACGAGGTGCGCGATGCGCCGGGTGATGACCCGTGTCTTGCCCGACCCCGCCGCCGCGAGCACGAGCAGCGGGCCCTCGGTGCACAGCACCGCGTCGCGCTGCTCGGGCGTCAGCCCGCGCAGCAGCGTCGCGCTGGGGTCGTCCGCGGTGTCCGGGAGGCCTCCGTGCTCCATCGTTGCCGAGTGTAGACGCGGGCCCGCCCATCACCTGACACCGGGCGACATCCGTCGCGGCACGTGCGCCGGGCGGCGCTAGCTGGGCGACGCGATGTCGTCGTCATCGCCCGCGGGCGCGTCCGGCCTCCGGGGCGTGGCGGGCGTCGTCGGCGGCAGAGTCGTCGCCGGCGGGGCCCCCGCGACGCTCGGCTCCTCGTGCCGCGCACCATCGGGCCCGGTCGCGGCGCGCGTGACCAGCGTGATGCCCTCGGGCAGGTGGGCGCTCACCGTCGCGAGCACGTCGCCCGCGACGGCCCGCGAGAACACGCCCCGGCGCGTCTTGCCCATGATCAGCGTGTCGCACCCGAACGTCACCGTGTAGTCGAGGATCTCGTCGGCGATCTCGGGCGACGTGACGTAGATCGGCACGATCGGCACGCCCGCCTGCTTCGCCAGCACCGCCACCGTGCCCAGCGCCTCCTGCGCCTGCGCGTCGTTCTCGATGGTGGGCATCTGCCCGGGGCGCACGTCGATGACGCGCAGCGTGCGCACGTAGATCACGAACAGGATCGCGTTGCGCCGGCGGGCCAGGTCCACGGCGAACTCGGCGTTGCCCCGCCCGCGGGCCGCCAGCATGATCCGCGGGCGTCCGCCCTCCAGGCGCACCTCGGCCGAGCGGATCTCCGCGAGCCATCCCGCCTCTGGGGTGGGCAGGGGCTCGACCCCCGCCTTCGGGCGGCGCGCGTGCACGACGTACCGCGCGCCCAGCACCACCGCGACGATCGAGCCCGCGAAGACCGTCGCGTGCGGCTTGGCGACGATGATCGTCAGTTCGATCGCGCTCATCAGCACCGCGAGCCCCCACAGCCCCGCGCGCTCCAGGCGCGTCATCACCAACTCGCGGTTCGCGGCGCAGCACGCCATGTTGATCGCGATCGCGCCCACCACGCCGATCGCGTACAACTCGGCCAGCGCCTTGTCGTCGTGCACGAACAGCAGCACCAGCGCCGGCAGCCCCGCCGCCAGCAGCAGCCCCACCCACGGCACGCCCGAGTAGTTCAGCCTCGTCAAGCCGCGCGGCAGTTCGTTGTCCTGCCCCAGCGCGTAAAAGACCGAGACCATCGCCAGAATGGCCGTGTTCGCCGCCGACAGCAGCAGCAGCCCGAACACGATCCCCGACGCGATCGCCACCGCGTTGCCGAACGTCGGGCCGAAGAGGCGCGAGCCCGAGTAGTCGCCGAGCACCTTGACCGCCGTCTGGCGATACTCCTTCACCTCTGCCAGGCGCTCGCGCTCGCCCTCGAACGCCGCGACCTCCTCGGGCGTCGCGTCGGGGCGGGGCGTCAGGTCGCTCGAGAGATCCATCCGCTGCTCGTACTTCACGTAGTCCGGGACGTCGGTGTCGATCCGCCCCGGCAGCGCGTTGATCGCGATGCAGAAAATCGTGTTGAGGATCACGACCTCCAGCAGCACCGGCCAGATCGTGCGCTTGGCGGTCTTCGGCACCGGCTCCTTCATCAGCCCCGTCATGCTCGCGACCGCCTCGACCCCCGACAGCGCCAGCACGATCCGCACCAGGCTCTCCCACCGGTCCCAGGTGGTGTCGATCCCCTCGACGTTGAACTTCGCCACCCGCAGCCCCTCGGGCAGGAGGGGGATGCACAACGCCCCGATCACCGCCGACGCCCCGATCGCCGCGATCGCGATCACCAACGCGAACCGTCCCGCGGCCTTGGCCCCGAACCAGTTCAGCGCGCCCAGCACCCCCATAGTGCCCATCGCGCAGATCACCACCATCGCCTGGCTCTGCACGCCCAGGTAGTGAAACCCTTCGATCGCCGAGAGCGCCGCCGTCACGATGAAGTCGCACAGCAGCAGCGTCGCCGCCACCACGCTCAACAGCGGGCTGATCCGTCGCGCCGCCGAGTACACCCCGCCCCCGTCCGGAAAACTCCGGCAGACGACCGTGTACCCCCAGGCCACCCCCGCCATGATCACCGACATCACCAGCAGGTAGAACAGCGACGCGTGGGCGGTGTAGTAGAACGACAGCCCCAGCACGTACAGGCGGCTCGTTCCCCAGTCCCCGAACAGCAGGGGGCCCGCGTGCAGCCAGCTCAGGTTCCGCGGGCGTTTCTCAGAAACGAGC encodes the following:
- a CDS encoding UvrD-helicase domain-containing protein produces the protein MEHGGLPDTADDPSATLLRGLTPEQRDAVLCTEGPLLVLAAAGSGKTRVITRRIAHLVSCGVPAWNILALTFTNKAAAEMRERVLTLLGGAEDRRARGLTVTTFHALCARLLRRFAPEAGLSAEFSIMNSDDQASLCKKAIEACQLATSNFPPRSVLSAISRAKNDLLDAEAYAARAREWNTKNIARIFAEYTRLMRQANAVDFDDLLVLTAKLLRDNASVRGECQSRWRYLLVDEYQDTNHAQFVIASMIAGDGRPRAGSSPDGAACAAAPNICVVGDPDQSIYGWRGADLGNILEFEEHYAGCRVITLGENFRSTAPILALADALIRHNQRRKHKPLFTRRPGGENPEAVLCRDEGHEASLVADWLARRHEAGAAWREMAVFYRTNSLSRVMEDALRTRGVPYTIARGTAFFEREEVRTALAYLRVVANGADDVSLARIINTPTRGIGKTTFDALEAFAGAARVPALQALRRAGEVPGLGARAVPAIGRFLEMLDAWTGGGTFMGQTVAVSLTDLVDRVIRESGLRDMYAKQAQTSGSDADAQRVDNLDELVSSARQFEMEYDPTSDAALAPGIQSAPPLLALLRAYLESVALVADADAVDPAQGSVTLMTLHAAKGLEFDSVAMIGLEEGMLPHSRAFESDADLEEERRLCFVGITRAMRRLLLTSAKYRTHRGVPDRTVPSRFLGELPREFLAIADQSDAFEGLDPAWRGDEDEGEGHPSRRVGPTGTIPPRPPGPRPTPSVPFQVGERVRHPQFGVGEVVSITPGAQARATVKFRDLGVKTLILEYARLVPVR
- a CDS encoding universal stress protein, encoding MLVSEKRPRNLSWLHAGPLLFGDWGTSRLYVLGLSFYYTAHASLFYLLVMSVIMAGVAWGYTVVCRSFPDGGGVYSAARRISPLLSVVAATLLLCDFIVTAALSAIEGFHYLGVQSQAMVVICAMGTMGVLGALNWFGAKAAGRFALVIAIAAIGASAVIGALCIPLLPEGLRVAKFNVEGIDTTWDRWESLVRIVLALSGVEAVASMTGLMKEPVPKTAKRTIWPVLLEVVILNTIFCIAINALPGRIDTDVPDYVKYEQRMDLSSDLTPRPDATPEEVAAFEGERERLAEVKEYRQTAVKVLGDYSGSRLFGPTFGNAVAIASGIVFGLLLLSAANTAILAMVSVFYALGQDNELPRGLTRLNYSGVPWVGLLLAAGLPALVLLFVHDDKALAELYAIGVVGAIAINMACCAANRELVMTRLERAGLWGLAVLMSAIELTIIVAKPHATVFAGSIVAVVLGARYVVHARRPKAGVEPLPTPEAGWLAEIRSAEVRLEGGRPRIMLAARGRGNAEFAVDLARRRNAILFVIYVRTLRVIDVRPGQMPTIENDAQAQEALGTVAVLAKQAGVPIVPIYVTSPEIADEILDYTVTFGCDTLIMGKTRRGVFSRAVAGDVLATVSAHLPEGITLVTRAATGPDGARHEEPSVAGAPPATTLPPTTPATPRRPDAPAGDDDDIASPS